In Actinoplanes derwentensis, the following proteins share a genomic window:
- a CDS encoding DUF4365 domain-containing protein — MTATSAQMERIGVAAVDAAFSAVGWAFREQIVADHGIDAHAEVDGLTSVPTGRYLAVQIKCGPSFFKSSTANGWRFREDTKHLNYWLANLMPVILVLVDPQTKIGYWVQITHEAVHYTGKGWWIEVPKTQVLDESSHPALRDLALATMPALPDPVAQALPLLPPSAVQALSALDTVDRDGSLRLAKVLTEGRARPRETVEALLTASQSWPHATLLRLATIGAYANEHGHRDLAAAAFALASERAPATGDGVERLRLRGIAALMALSADDRDRAAELLGDARATAGASLLADVAVRAFDADEAGRDDALESLLGAIGDERLDAEPTCLLFLAERAFVHGDLHSSLELYERACRRHPSIIGGRLALARVLIERVLQGRSVMPHPDQQKALELATAVRDEIRRWSGPSETAHRTIVQQRMIAQAFAEVIHLATPVASGGAAFEREATDPVVATCGAQAGMALGNHALAARFADAMRGTPAEPMLRAITADPDLPRDQTITVWRELLATATTPSATRSCLLQLATRGALTADDLTRHTEDANLDDEDRTVFTARTIAGAGDLDTAIVMLQPLTSPAAREILAELLHAAGRSGEAVAVCDDLWRRTHTLKALQDKVNILAESGDLDGAEDCATVLLASRELPAEHRSLLHWRRIQRRAAQGDWDGVQTCCRDALQDQPGDDITWALICAQLNQDDWDAAWDTYRQLRPTVGDSALVRPWAELHARFGPVPRQQALAAELAARFAGDQEAAEHLARLSAAAP; from the coding sequence ATGACGGCGACGTCCGCGCAGATGGAACGGATCGGTGTCGCCGCTGTCGACGCCGCGTTCTCGGCGGTGGGCTGGGCTTTTCGGGAGCAGATCGTCGCGGACCACGGGATCGACGCGCATGCCGAGGTCGACGGGCTGACCTCGGTGCCGACAGGGCGTTATCTGGCGGTACAGATCAAGTGCGGGCCGTCGTTCTTCAAGAGCAGCACTGCCAACGGCTGGCGGTTTCGTGAGGACACGAAGCATCTGAACTACTGGCTGGCCAACCTCATGCCCGTGATCCTGGTGCTCGTGGACCCACAGACCAAGATCGGCTACTGGGTCCAGATCACCCACGAGGCCGTCCACTACACCGGCAAGGGCTGGTGGATCGAGGTTCCCAAGACGCAGGTCCTCGACGAAAGCTCGCATCCGGCGCTGCGCGACCTCGCCCTCGCCACGATGCCGGCCCTGCCGGATCCGGTGGCCCAGGCCCTGCCGTTGTTGCCGCCGTCGGCCGTGCAGGCGCTGTCCGCGCTGGACACCGTCGACCGTGACGGGTCGCTGAGGCTGGCCAAGGTGCTCACCGAAGGCCGCGCCCGGCCCCGGGAGACGGTCGAGGCGCTGCTGACCGCGAGCCAGTCCTGGCCGCATGCCACTTTGCTGCGGCTGGCGACGATCGGCGCGTACGCCAACGAGCACGGCCACCGGGACCTGGCGGCAGCCGCGTTCGCACTGGCATCCGAACGCGCCCCGGCCACTGGTGACGGCGTCGAGCGGCTTCGGTTACGCGGTATCGCGGCTCTGATGGCCTTGTCCGCGGATGACCGGGACCGGGCTGCCGAGCTGCTCGGCGATGCCCGTGCGACCGCCGGGGCCAGCCTGCTCGCCGATGTCGCCGTGCGTGCCTTCGACGCCGACGAGGCCGGCCGGGACGACGCCTTGGAGTCCTTGCTCGGGGCGATCGGGGACGAGCGTCTGGATGCCGAACCCACGTGTCTGCTGTTCCTCGCTGAACGGGCTTTCGTCCACGGTGATCTCCACTCGTCGCTGGAGCTGTACGAACGAGCGTGCCGGCGGCATCCTTCGATCATCGGCGGCAGGCTGGCTCTGGCCCGGGTCCTGATAGAGCGGGTGCTGCAAGGCCGATCGGTGATGCCGCACCCGGATCAGCAGAAGGCACTCGAGCTGGCCACCGCGGTGCGGGACGAGATCCGCCGGTGGTCGGGCCCGAGCGAGACCGCGCACCGGACCATCGTGCAGCAGCGCATGATCGCCCAGGCCTTCGCCGAGGTCATCCACCTGGCCACCCCGGTAGCGTCCGGCGGTGCCGCCTTCGAGCGCGAGGCCACCGACCCGGTCGTCGCCACCTGCGGCGCGCAGGCCGGCATGGCACTGGGCAACCACGCCCTGGCGGCCCGGTTCGCCGACGCCATGCGCGGCACTCCGGCCGAGCCGATGCTGCGGGCGATCACCGCGGACCCGGATCTCCCCCGCGACCAGACGATCACGGTGTGGCGGGAACTTCTCGCCACTGCCACCACCCCGTCCGCCACCCGCAGCTGCCTGCTGCAGCTCGCCACCCGCGGCGCGCTCACCGCCGACGACCTGACCCGGCACACCGAGGACGCCAACCTCGACGACGAGGATCGGACCGTGTTCACCGCCCGCACCATCGCCGGCGCCGGCGACCTCGACACCGCGATCGTGATGCTGCAGCCCCTGACGTCACCGGCAGCCCGGGAGATCCTGGCCGAACTGCTGCACGCCGCCGGCCGGTCCGGCGAGGCCGTCGCCGTGTGCGACGACCTCTGGCGGCGGACCCACACGCTGAAGGCTCTCCAGGACAAGGTCAACATCCTGGCCGAATCCGGTGACCTCGACGGCGCCGAAGACTGTGCCACCGTCCTGCTGGCCTCCCGGGAACTCCCCGCCGAGCACCGAAGCTTGCTGCACTGGCGCCGGATTCAACGACGAGCGGCACAGGGTGACTGGGATGGCGTGCAGACCTGCTGCCGCGACGCATTGCAGGACCAGCCAGGTGACGACATCACCTGGGCACTGATCTGCGCACAGCTCAACCAGGACGACTGGGACGCGGCCTGGGACACCTACCGCCAGTTGCGCCCCACGGTCGGCGACTCCGCCCTGGTCCGGCCATGGGCCGAACTGCACGCGAGGTTCGGACCGGTTCCCCGGCAACAAGCACTCGCCGCCGAACTGGCGGCCCGTTTCGCCGGCGACCAGGAGGCCGCCGAACATCTCGCACGCCTCAGCGCGGCGGCACCCTGA